One part of the Glycine soja cultivar W05 chromosome 11, ASM419377v2, whole genome shotgun sequence genome encodes these proteins:
- the LOC114375599 gene encoding leucine-rich repeat receptor-like serine/threonine-protein kinase BAM1 encodes MPKMRVLFVFLFFHFHFPETLSAPISEYRALLSLRSVITDATPPVLSSWNASIPYCSWLGVTCDNRRHVTALNLTGLDLSGTLSADVAHLPFLSNLSLAANKFSGPIPPSLSALSGLRYLNLSNNVFNETFPSELWRLQSLEVLDLYNNNMTGVLPLAVAQMQNLRHLHLGGNFFSGQIPPEYGRWQRLQYLAVSGNELDGTIPPEIGNLTSLRELYIGYYNTYTGGIPPEIGNLSELVRLDAAYCALSGEIPAALGKLQKLDTLFLQVNALSGSLTPELGNLKSLKSMDLSNNMLSGEIPASFGELKNITLLNLFRNKLHGAIPEFIGELPALEVVQLWENNLTGSIPEGLGKNGRLNLVDLSSNKLTGTLPPYLCSGNTLQTLITLGNFLFGPIPESLGTCESLTRIRMGENFLNGSIPKGLFGLPKLTQVELQDNYLSGEFPEVGSVAVNLGQITLSNNQLSGALSPSIGNFSSVQKLLLDGNMFTGRIPTQIGRLQQLSKIDFSGNKFSGPIAPEISQCKLLTFLDLSRNELSGDIPNEITGMRILNYLNLSKNHLVGSIPSSISSMQSLTSVDFSYNNLSGLVPGTGQFSYFNYTSFLGNPDLCGPYLGACKGGVANGAHQPHVKGLSSSLKLLLVVGLLLCSIAFAVAAIFKARSLKKASEARAWKLTAFQRLDFTVDDVLHCLKEDNIIGKGGAGIVYKGAMPNGDHVAVKRLPAMSRGSSHDHGFNAEIQTLGRIRHRHIVRLLGFCSNHETNLLVYEYMPNGSLGEVLHGKKGGHLHWDTRYKIAVEAAKGLCYLHHDCSPLIVHRDVKSNNILLDSNHEAHVADFGLAKFLQDSGTSECMSAIAGSYGYIAPEYAYTLKVDEKSDVYSFGVVLLELITGRKPVGEFGDGVDIVQWVRKMTDSNKEGVLKVLDPRLPSVPLHEVMHVFYVAMLCVEEQAVERPTMREVVQILTELPKPPGSKEGDLTITESSLSSSNALESPSSASKEDQNPPQSPPPDLLSI; translated from the exons ATGCCCAAAATGCGTGTCCTctttgtttttctgtttttccattttcatttcCCTGAAACCCTTTCTGCCCCAATCTCAGAGTACCGCGCCCTTCTCTCTCTCCGTTCAGTCATTACCGACGCCACACCACCCGTTCTCTCTTCTTGGAACGCCTCCATCCCTTACTGTTCCTGGCTCGGCGTCACCTGCGACAACCGCCGCCACGTCACCGCCCTCAACCTCACCGGCCTCGACCTCTCCGGCACGCTCTCTGCCGACGTCGCCCACCTCCCTTTCCTCTCCAACCTCTCCCTCGCCGCAAACAAATTCTCCGGCCCCATTCCTCCCTCTCTCTCCGCCCTCTCCGGCCTCCGCTACCTCAACCTCTCCAACAATGTCTTCAACGAAACCTTCCCCTCGGAGCTTTGGCGCCTCCAGAGCCTCGAGGTCCTCGACCTCTACAACAACAACATGACCGGCGTGCTCCCTCTTGCCGTCGCGCAGATGCAGAATCTTCGTCATTTGCATCTCGGCGGCAACTTCTTCTCCGGCCAGATCCCGCCGGAGTACGGACGCTGGCAGCGCCTCCAGTACCTCGCCGTCTCCGGCAACGAACTCGACGGGACTATCCCGCCGGAGATCGGAAACTTGACCAGCCTCCGGGAGCTCTACATCGGCTACTACAACACCTACACCGGCGGCATTCCGCCGGAGATCGGAAACTTGTCGGAGCTGGTGAGGCTTGACGCAGCGTACTGTGCGTTGTCCGGGGAGATTCCGGCGGCGCTTGGGAAGCTTCAGAAGCTGGACACGCTGTTCCTTCAGGTGAATGCATTGTCAGGATCACTGACGCCGGAGCTGGGGAACCTGAAGAGCCTGAAATCCATGGATTTGTCTAACAACATGCTCTCCGGTGAGATTCCGGCGAGTTTCGGCGAGCTGAAGAATATTACGCTTCTGAATCTGTTCAGGAACAAGCTTCATGGAGCTATACCGGAGTTTATAGGAGAGCTTCCAGCGTTGGAAGTTGTGCAACTGTGGGAAAATAACTTAACAGGTAGCATTCCTGAGGGTTTGGGCAAAAATGGGAGACTCAACCTTGTTGATCTTTCTTCTAACAAGTTAACCGGGACTTTGCCTCCTTATCTCTGTTCTGGGAATACTCTTCAGACTCTGATAACtcttgggaattttcttttcggTCCAATTCCTGAGTCGCTCGGGACTTGTGAATCTCTTACACGGATTAGAATGGGAGAAAACTTTTTGAATGGTTCCATTCCTAAAGGGCTTTTTGGACTTCCCAAACTCACCCAGGTTGAACTTCAGGATAATTATCTCTCTGGAGAGTTTCCTGAGGTTGGTTCTGTTGCGGTTAATCTTGGTCAGATTACTCTCTCTAACAACCAGCTTTCTGGGGCTCTGTCTCCCTCCATTGGTAACTTCTCCAGCGTGCAGAAGCTCCTTCTTGATGGCAACATGTTCACCGGTCGGATACCTACACAGATTGGGAGGTTGCAACAGCTTTCTAAGATTGATTTTAGTGGCAACAAGTTCTCGGGTCCTATTGCGCCTGAGATCAGTCAGTGTAAGCTGTTAACTTTCCTGGACCTTAGCCGCAATGAGCTATCTGGAGACATCCCTAATGAGATAACTGGCATGAGGATATTGAATTACTTGAATCTTTCTAAGAATCATTTAGTGGGTAGCATTCCCTCTTCGATATCATCTATGCAAAGCTTGACTTCTGTTGATTTTTCATACAACAACCTGTCTGGTTTGGTGCCTGGTACCGGTCAATTCAGCTACTTCAACTACACGTCTTTCTTGGGAAACCCTGACCTGTGTGGCCCCTATTTGGGTGCTTGCAAGGGTGGGGTTGCCAATGGTGCACACCAACCTCATGTTAAAGGACTCTCCTCTTCTTTGAAGCTGCTACTTGTTGTTGGGTTGCTATTATGTTCCATTGCTTTTGCTGTGGCTGCAATATTCAAGGCCCGGTCATTAAAGAAGGCCAGTGAGGCTCGTGCATGGAAGTTGACTGCGTTCCAGCGTTTGGACTTCACTGTTGATGATGTTTTGCATTGCTTGAAAGAGGATAATATTATTGGGAAAGGAGGTGCTGGAATTGTCTACAAAGGGGCTATGCCTAATGGGGATCATGTTGCTGTGAAAAGGCTTCCAGCTATGAGTAGAGGCTCTTcccatgatcacggattcaatGCTGAGATTCAGACATTGGGGCGAATCCGACACAGGCACATTGTTAGGTTGTTGGGTTTCTGTTCAAATCATGAGACAAACCTTTTGGTCTATGAGTACATGCCCAATGGAAGTTTAGGTGAGGTTCTTCATGGAAAAAAGGGGGGTCATTTGCATTGGGACACCAGGTATAAAATTGCGGTGGAGGCTGCCAAGGGGCTTTGCTATCTGCACCATGATTGTTCGCCACTCATTGTCCATCGTGATGTGAAGTCAAACAACATCCTTCTTGATTCAAATCATGAAGCCCATGTTGCTGATTTTGGGCTTGCTAAGTTCCTGCAAGATTCTGGGACATCTGAATGCATGTCTGCTATTGCTGGTTCATATGGATACATAGCTCCAG AGTATGCCTACACATTGAAAGTTGATGAGAAAAGCGATGTGTACAGTTTTGGTGTGGTTCTTTTAGAACTTATAACAGGCAGGAAACCAGTTGGTGAATTTGGTGATGGCGTGGACATCGTGCAATGGGTGAGGAAAATGACGGACTCTaacaaggaaggagttcttaaAGTTCTTGATCCTAGGCTTCCCTCAGTTCCCCTTCACGAAGTGATGCATGTTTTCTATGTGGCCATGCTGTGTGTTGAAGAACAGGCTGTAGAGAGACCAACAATGCGTGAAGTTGTTCAAATACTGACCGAGCTTCCAAAGCCACCTGGCTCTAAAGAGGGAGACTTAACAATAACAGAATcctctttgtcatcatcaaacgCTTTAGAATCTCCATCCTCAGCCTCCAAGGAAGATCAAAATCCTCCTCAATCCCCACCACCCGACCTTCTTAGTATTTAA